In Mytilus trossulus isolate FHL-02 chromosome 6, PNRI_Mtr1.1.1.hap1, whole genome shotgun sequence, a single window of DNA contains:
- the LOC134723580 gene encoding uncharacterized protein LOC134723580 has product MIGVLTAMAGSFIFVLMALKNLMSKPAIIVNIIAFFVSAASSFLAIITFIVTFVMTPDSDSPSWCFILLFFPTVITGLTGGYLLLFAKKKGILFQKPREPIEYIKPPVSAGLPTKSKIKIRTINEPQNVDEEEAKKNKELIDNKII; this is encoded by the exons ATGATTGGAGTATTAACCGCCATGGCTGGtagtttcatatttgttttaatggcATTAAAGAATCTGATGTCTAAACCTGCCATAATTGTCAACATTATAGCATTCTTTGTCTCGG ctGCTTCCAGTTTCCTAGCAATAATTAcattcattgttacatttgttatgaCCCCAGATTCCGATAGTCCTTCATGGTGTTTCATACTGCTATTTTTCCCTACAGTAATTACTGGTTTGACTGGAGGTTATCTGCTCTTGTTCGCTAAAAAGAAAGgtatattatttcaaaagcCACGAGAACCTATTGAGTATATAAAACCGCCAGTTTCAGCAGGCTTACCTACGAAGTCAAAGATCAAAATCAGGACTATCAATGAACCACAAAATGTAGACGAGGAAGAAGCTAAAAAGAACAAAGAATTAATTGACAACAAAATcatatga